tggcgcagaactccatgCACAATGGAATGAGTTACTTTGGCCttaaatttcgcgaaaaaaggGTCTCAGTGGTGATCAAGTGGGATCAAATGATCGTGCAATATAAATTTAGCTATTAATTCAcatcctcctggcgcagaactccataCACATTCCAATGTGTCagtttacgttttttttttcaattttgaaaaagtgcaagtttcagtaagggtaagggcaccaattatggaccagtccgcaatatggaccagtgcccgttctcgttggtaattagcgcatgtatttttcatcaaaaaaacgaatgagacaaaaattacaactgtaaagtcaaaactcgctgagaaatttacaaaaaactgttttgagacactgaaaattttttttagcgtgtttttcaacttttattaaaatatatatgtggtgtaattttctaaatgtcattgatgtttataatatcataaaaggatgtagtttctgctggagtgatcagtttttgctgaaaatgagggtatgtacagaaatttttggtgcaaagtttttttttatggggtgcgctaatatggacctcctgtgatattgaattttttactcattttttacagccgctgaaaaggggaatgtttgaaatacttttttttgttcatttctactaataaatatgatgttttgaaacgtaaaaatatgtttattttgaaattattctttaggtgCCCCATATtgggcgtccaaaattttgaactgtcattttgacactcgtccttcaacaatttgaaaaaaatattcaaaattaacctgaactgcttagaataagtttttttgttcatttctgcaaattaaatacatatgaccttttgaaaaatgtgaaagtatgtttattttgaaattttataggtggtccatattaggcgtccaaaatttcaaactgtcatTTTTACtctcatcactcaacaataaaaaaaacatacttaaagttggccttcacccctgaagttttgtacagtgttagtggaaggatggaacttcattttaagcctttgtgaaggtttctacctcctatagttttcaagtggcaatcctccaaaaaaaagtggtccatatttggtgcctctacccttaatAAGCACCTGGTCAACTCTAGGTGAATCTAGACCTTTAGCATTAAAAAGGTTCTACCAGTTAGAAAGAAAATTACAAAGCAATGAAAAACTTAAAGAAATGTACACAAACTGCCTTGAGGAATACATTACTCTTGATCATATGAAAGAGGTAAAAATTACTCCAGAACAAAATGCATATTACATTCCTCATCATGCAGTGTTTAAAGAAGATTCTACTACCACAAAATTGAGAACAGTATTCGATGCCAGCATGAAAgcatcaaatcaaaaatctctaAATGATATCTTAATGGTAGGACCTGTAGTTCAATCAGAATTAATTGCAATACTCTTGAGATTTAGAACCTATAAATATGTTTTCACAGCTGATATTACAAAAATGTATAGACAAATTCGAGTAATTCCAGAACATACATGTTTCCAACTTATATTATGGAGAAAATCACCACACGAACCAATAAAAACTTATGCTTTACAAACAGTCACATTTGGAGTAACATCATCTCCCTATCTAGCTACTAGATGTCTGAAAAAATTagctgatgatgaaaaaatgaattatccaAAAGCAAGTCCTGTGCTTCTAAAAGATACATACGTAGATGATACGCTCTCAGGAGCCAATACTATCGAAGAAGCAATTCTAATTCAAAAACAACTTATTAAACTTACACAAAGTGCAGGACTACCATTATGTAAATGGTCTGCTAATCACCCAAGATTACTGGAACACATTCCCGAAAATCAACGAGAGAAACAAAAAGTACTCTCGTTGGGGGGAGAGACTGGTATAACAACTCTTGGGATGCATTGGTTAACTAATGAAGATATGATTTAtccaaaaactttcaaagtaGAGAATACACCAGTTCACACAAAACGACAACTATTGAGCCAAATAGCTACAATTTATGATCCATTAGGTCTTATTGGCCCAGTGATCACTATTGCAAAGTTGTTGATGCAAGTAGTATGGACAAGaaccattgaaaataaacagtTGAATTGGGATGATACCATTCCAGATGATATTTTAGATCAATGGAAAACATTTGCCAATCAATTAGAAACACTAAAAACTTTAAGAATTCCACGATATTTATTCTCATCAAATAATCCAATTATATATGAATTACATGGATTTGCCGATGCTTCATCTGAAGCATATGGTGCAGTAGTATACATGAGATCTATTGACAATAGTGGAAAGGTAAATGTTAATGTCATAATGTCCAAATCAAGAGTCTCACCATTAAAAAGACAATCTATACCTAAATTAGAATTAAATGCTGCTCTATTACTTTCAGAATTGATACATAATATTTACAATGTGTATCATAATATTCAAATTAGCAATGTACGTCTTTGGTCAGATTCAGAAATTGTTCTCTACTGGATACATACACCAAGTTATAAACTTGAAGTCTATGAAGCTAATCGTGTTCAGAAAATTCAGCATCTTACAAAGAATTTTTATTGGGATCATGTGATCTCCAAAGAAAATCCAGCTGATATTATTTCTCGTGGTTTATTACCCGAAGAATTATTAAATTCCACAATATGGTGGAAAGGACCTGATTGGCTATCATCTAATAATCAAGCTTGGTCTGAAAAAGTCAAGTTTTCACCAGCTAATAATGTGACTCACGTAGGaattagaaaaatcaacaaacttgTTGGTACTACAGTTGTTACAAATTCTTGGTTCACCAGATACTCGAACTATTTTAGACTTATAAGAGTAATCTCACAAATACTAAGATTTTATGTCAACGCTAGTGCAAATAGAAAAAAGGGTTGTGAAGGTCCTATATTAAGTGGTCctttaaaaatgattgaatttaaGAATGCTTTAACACTACTAGTTAAAATTGCACAAAGAGAATCTTTCTCTCCGGAAATAAAAGCATTACAATCATCTAAACCAATACCTAAAGATAGTCcacttaaaaatttgaatcctTTTATGGATAATCTCCAAGTATTAAGAGTAGGTGGTAGATTAGAAGCATCAAACTTGTCACATGATCAAAAACATCCAATGATCCTTCATAGGCATCATATATTCACAAAAATGATCATTCAATATGAACATGTAAAAAATCTACACGCCAATTCACATTTACTCAGTTGTGTTTTAAGAAACCAATTTTGGATCCCACGACTCCATAATGCAATTCAAGATTGTGTTAGGAATTGTGTAACATGTGTTCGGTTTACTGAAAAAACTCAAGAACAAATAATggctaatttaccaaaatctcGTTTAATTCCTAATCATCCATTTCACACAACTGGTGTAGATTATATAGGACCTATTAATATTAAATGTCACGGCGGacgaaataaaatcattttcaaaatcttatatCGCTATCTTTGTATGCTTTGTCACAAAGGCTATTCACCTTGAATTAATTGGAAATCTTTCATCTCAAGCATTCATAAATGCTCTACATCGTTTTGTGTCTAGACGTGGAAAACCAAGAGAAATTCACTCAGATAATGGTCGAAATTTTGTTGGAGCAAAACCAATGatagataaaaatttcagagaatttataaaaaataatagagAGACCATTATCACATTTGCACAAACCCAAAATATTGATTGGATTTTCTTGCCTCCTTATGCACCTCATTGGGGTGGTCTATGGGAAAGCAATGTCAAATGTATTAAGAAATATATTCGAAATGTGACGAATGATGCACactataattttgaagaatataaTACACTTATAATTCAAATTGAAGCAATTTTGAATTCCCGACCATTATCTCCTATATCTAATAATCCTGATGATCTAGAAATACTAACGCCAGCACATTTTCTAATTGGTCGACCTATGATTGCCCTACCTGAAATGGATTATATAAAAGTGCCAGAATCACGTTTACTATATTGGCAACAATTACAAAAGaaggtacaaattttttggcGTCAATGGTCATCTTCTTATTTACATACATTACAACAAAGAAATAAATGGCGAACAAATTCAAGAAATCTAGAAGTTGGAGATTTAGTACTTATTAAAGAACTTAATCAACCTCCTTTAAATTGGCCAATGGGACGAGTAACAAATATACATTATGGAAAAGATAATCAAATCAGATTAGTAACTTTATATACTACAAAAGGACAAATTAAAAGACCAATTACAAAATTGATCTATTTACCCATTgaaaaatagtaataataaaaaaGGGTAATAGAAAACAAAAAGTTCTAGTACTAGTCatacaaaaaaaggtaaaacCTTTATTGCgcaatattaaaataaataaataaattaataaaaaataaaaataaaaaaaa
This region of Planococcus citri chromosome 5, ihPlaCitr1.1, whole genome shotgun sequence genomic DNA includes:
- the LOC135848399 gene encoding uncharacterized protein LOC135848399, with translation MYTNCLEEYITLDHMKEVKITPEQNAYYIPHHAVFKEDSTTTKLRTVFDASMKASNQKSLNDILMVGPVVQSELIAILLRFRTYKYVFTADITKMYRQIRVIPEHTCFQLILWRKSPHEPIKTYALQTVTFGVTSSPYLATRCLKKLADDEKMNYPKASPVLLKDTYVDDTLSGANTIEEAILIQKQLIKLTQSAGLPLCKWSANHPRLLEHIPENQREKQKVLSLGGETGITTLGMHWLTNEDMIYPKTFKVENTPVHTKRQLLSQIATIYDPLGLIGPVITIAKLLMQVVWTRTIENKQLNWDDTIPDDILDQWKTFANQLETLKTLRIPRYLFSSNNPIIYELHGFADASSEAYGAVVYMRSIDNSGKVNVNVIMSKSRVSPLKRQSIPKLELNAALLLSELIHNIYNVYHNIQISNVRLWSDSEIVLYWIHTPSYKLEVYEANRVQKIQHLTKNFYWDHVISKENPADIISRGLLPEELLNSTIWWKGPDWLSSNNQAWSEKVKFSPANNVTHVGIRKINKLVGTTVVTNSWFTRYSNYFRLIRVISQILRFYVNASANRKKGCEGPILSGPLKMIEFKNALTLLVKIAQRESFSPEIKALQSSKPIPKDSPLKNLNPFMDNLQVLRVGDPSPPFRILNQILNMPTDEANHVLTQLVKLLKTNLLPRQYSSYARKVLSVLRGEVNLEVLRIDLAKMQQFAARDQSLTEIESIQILSMRSDQI